The DNA sequence CAGACCACCTTTATACGATCACCAAAAGGGCTTGCTGCTACATTGCTCATGGCTTGTTCAGCAGCTTGTTCATCCACTTCAACCATAGTAACCTCAGCATCACTCTTGCGCTGCGCCAGCATCAAACCAATCAAGCCTGTTCCAGCTCCAATGTCCAGTATTTGCTGACTATCCGACAAGGGCGCCCAGGCCCCCAGCAAGATACCATCTGTTCCTACTTTCATGGCGCACTTATCTTGCTCAATAGTGAATTGCTGAAACCGAAAAGAAGATGAATTCCTGGGCATGAGTACCTTTTTTTAAGTGTAAAAGTTGGAAAAGTGTAAGGGTGTAAAAGTACCATCTAACCCTCAAGGTCGGATTCCGAGGTATCGGAAGGAATTGAGAAGTCGGAAATTTTAAACCGCACTCCGCACATTACCGCACCCCGCACCCAAATAAGGTGTAAGGGTGTAAAAGTCCCATCTACCCCTAAACCAGTAGTCCCAACACTTCAAGATCAGAAATGTTGGGACCACCTAAATCAGTTGACACACTAATGATTACTCAATGATGTCATTAAGGTTACGAATAATGATCTGAGGATCATTAAATTGGGAAACAATACCAATAACGGCAAACTGCCCCGCAGGAACATTGCTATTGGCAAAGCTCGCCTGGGTGCGGGTAAACATCTGGATTTCGCCCGTATCGTCTTGTAGTGTTTTACTGCCCGAGTAGGTACCGCCTTCCACAACACTGACGTCTACGATCTGAACCAGGGTAGACTCCCATGCTTCCAGATTATCCGTTACCTCTTCAATGGTAGCCATTCGTGGAGCTGGCAGCGTTCCTGGACCAAAAGAAAGTGCATTTGCATTAGGTACATTGTTGACTTGCAGCAAACCATTAAATTCACTCAACTCTTGGTTGGAAACGTTGATTTCCAATGCTTCTCCTAAGGCAAAGGTATGATCAGCAGTTAAACGTACGACAATGCCACCAGAGGCATCCTGAAGTACCAGATTGCGCCCGGTAAGGTTGCCATTGCCGGCATCAGAGATCACCACTCCTTTTAAAATTTTCGCTGCCGGAACGCTGCTACCTCCACCTTCGAAGATCGCGCGTAATTCTGCCGCTGTAATTTCGGTAGGATCACCGCCAGTACCTCCCTCAAAGTCTGCATCACTTGCATTGCGCATATTAAGTTGCAGACCATTAAAGTCAGATAAGATAGCAGTAAGTACCCCTTCTCCTGTAGGGATGGTATTGCCCGAGAAAGAAGCACTAAAGAAAGTAAACATAGAGATTGTGCCCGTACCATCACCAATAGTCACCCCGTCGCCGTAGGTCGGACCACCATTCATGGTAGCCATATTGATGCGAACCAGGGTAGATTCCCAGGCATCACCATTGGCTAGCAATTCCGCTACGGTAGCCACTCTTGGAGTAGGTAGCGTACCGTTGCCTTGAGATACCGCATTTCCTACTGGCACGTTATTGATTTGCACCAAGCCATTGAACTCACTCAGCTCCAGTCCGCTAATGCTGACCTCCACTTCTTCCCCCAAGGCGAAGTTGTGGTTGCTGCTGAAGCGAACAACGATACCAGCAGTACCGTCCTGGATCACCATATTCCGACCATTGAAGTTGCCATTGTCTTTATCACTAATGACCACACCACGGATTTTACTATCATCAGGTGCTGAATTCGAGCCTCCATTGTAAGCGGCACGAATGTTGGCTATTGAAACCAACTCACCACCAGTGCTTACACCACAGCGTTCGCCATTGAACTGCACATCTTCTGTATTACGCAAGGTCAACTGAACAGTTGTGCCAAACACAGAAAGCACACCCACTAGTGGCCCGTTGCCTTCAGGGATAGGCTGTCCGGCAAAATCGGCAAAATCACTGTTGCGAACCGTAACAGAATTACCAAAACAATCTTCCATGGTACGGTTTCGGCCACCACCGCCACCAGGCAGAGCGTAAGTATCGCCCAGGTCAACAGCAGCAAACTGCATGTCTTCCATGGCAACCAATCGGCTCAGTAAATTATTGAAGGTGGTCTGGTTACTTAGAACCTCCTCCAAACTGGTTGGCGTAGGTGTTACTTCTTTGGTCTCTCCAGCAACCACGTACTCACCGATGAGTGGCCCGGCAATCAGACCACCTGATGCATCACCCGCGATCTGGTAAAGGTTGTTGTAATCATTGACGTAGAGGCCCTTTAGCTTAATAAAAAGCTCTGTACCAACAGGGTACAAGGTATACAAACCTGAATTGCCCAAGCGAATAACAATACCCGCACTGGCATCTTCAATAACCAACTGCTGGTACAAATTGCCGCTGGCATCATCAGCAACAACAGTAGCGGCAATGATCCAGTCTTCCGTAATTTCCGAAGCATCACCACCAAGGGTGTGTAAATCCTTTACTTGCTGGATGGTTGCATTCGCCTCCAAGGCGGGTAAATTACGGCCTGGCGGTTCGTCAAATTCCTGATCCACACATGCGGAGAAAGTAAGCCCCAAGAAGGCTACAAAAAGGAATAGAAAAGAATATTTGAAGTTCATAATCAACTTTTATGATCTGCTGCTTACTGCTCAAGCATGTTGCAGCGCTGTTTTTAAAGGTTAATACCGTCGTCTAGAGCTTGAAAGCCAGACTAACAAAGTAGTTGCGTCCGAAACTGTAGAAGTAGTTATTCGGGAAACGATCAACATCTTTGGTTTCGAAATCAAAGCGGAATTGCTCGTAGCCTCCGGTGCGGAAATCGGTCTTGTTGAGGATGTTGTTAACCCCAACATTCAGGTAAAGAAAGACATCATTGATCTTCCAGGATTTACCGCCAAAGATGTCGACGGTGAAAGCATCAGGCGTGCGTTCCTGGTCCAGGATGCTGTTCCACAACTCGCTATCCGGCCTTACGACCTCCTGTACTACCTCTGGATTGTCTGTATAGGAAATCGCTTCTGGCGTACGGCGCTCAGGGAAGAAGTCCAGCCAGGTTCCCGCAAAATAGTTGAAGTTGATATTGGCAAACCAGTACTTCGGACTATTGTAGTTCAAACCAAAAGTAAATACTTCATTAGGTCCACCCGCAACGTTGAACTCCTTGATATAGACAGGATGCTCATCAATTTTCGAAGCCAATTGGTCCAGGTAAATCGTAGCTGTAGGCCGATTGGTGTAGATGTATTGCCCGATAGCCGCCACCGCCGACGCAGTAAGTGCAGGCGTAACTTTAGCCTCAATGGCCAACTCTACCCCGGCATGCTGGGTGTTGATGCCCGACATAATGTAGTTGACAAAACCGCCGCGCGTTCCTCCGTCAGGAGACTCAATGGCCCGATCCAGGAACAGCGAACGGTTGAAAACCTGGTCTTTAAACTGCGTGAAATAGCCGATGGCACGAATTTTCAGGTTCGGAGAACGCATCAGGTACCCCCCTTCAATGGAGAGAATTTTCTCTTCCGTAGGGTTGTCGATGACTTGGTTGCGTGTCCGTGGACTTGAGAATACATCACGTGCAAAAGGTGCCTGGGTTTGGTAAGCACCATTTACCAACAAGTAGTTTCTACCATTGAGTTTATAGGTGATTCCACCTTTAGCGCCCAGTTCCGTGAAGGAAACTACCGCACTTTTACCCGCACTGGTAGTAGGAAATTTACCGTTGGCAATATTACCAAACCGCCAGATATTTGACTGACCGTAACTTCCTGCTACGTAAAAATCAACTTTGGGGAAACGGAAATTAGCCTGTGTCCACAAGTCAAATTTGCGCATTTCGTAGTCGAAATCATAACCCCAGCGATCACCTTCTTCGAGGACCTGATTGGGAACATCCAGGTTATGCTCTACGAAGATACCCGAGCTATCGAATTCTGCAAAACGATCGACATTCAGGTAGAAGTCGCCGCCCAGCAGGTCATCAACCAGCTTGTAGTTTTCGGTCGTTTGGTTTTGGTACTGACCGCCAAACTGGATGGTAAGGTGATCATTCACAAAAGCTTCCAACACCGTATTGGCATTGAGACGACTGAGGTCGGTACGACGATCCTCAACGATATACTGAGAACGCAGACCGGTAACGGTATTACCTTCAATACCATTAGCATCATTGACGGTTGCGAAACTATTATAGTTGATCTGATAGATCTGATCCCAGTTGATTTGGCGTGTATTGACATCCGTCTGCCACAATGTGGTGATCTGATCTGCTACGTCTCCTTCAAAATAACTAGGAAGCTTACGGTAGTAGTTTGGACGAGGATCGGGGCCATCGTACCAGTCGAGGGCAGTATTGCCCGTGCGCCCCGTTTGATAGCCTAAAGAAGTTGTCAACTGAAGCTTTTCAGAAAGCGTCCAATCATTGCGTAAGATAACGATCGGCTGGTGGATGTTCTGCACCCGTGAATTACGCTTTTTTCCGTTTTGCAAACCCCAATTGGAGTTGTAGAAGTTGCTCCCCGTCAAATCATAAGCTTCTTGCGTAGCACCGGAAATTTTACCCCGCTTGATGGGTGCACCAAAAACGGTAAGGTTCAGGGTAGCTTTGTCTCCAAGGCGGCGATCAGCAGATAGGAAGTAAGAGTAAGCATCGTAGAAAGTACCTTCCACGTAGCCTTCCTCCGCCCAGCGGCGCGAAGCCGAGAAACTGAAAGCCCAGCCACTTTCCAACATTCCTGTATTGTAGGTCGCCATCAAGCGGTTGGTGTACGTTCGGTTAGAAGATGCGTAACCTACCCGGAGTTCTTTTCTTTGTGCAGAAGCACGCGTATCGATGATCGACGCTCCTCCTACACCACCATAAGCAAAATTAGAGGCTCCTAAACCAATGGTGTTGGTACGTAGACGAAATACATCGTTGAGTCCTCCCCAGTGATTGAAGAACACCCCACCCGTTTCCAGATCATTTACTGGCATCCCGTTGATAAGAACGTCCGTGTACTTGGCGTCATAGCCTCTGATGTTGAAGCGCGCACTACCGAAAGTAAAGGCGGCAGCCGAAACGAAGACATCTCTGGAAGCAGAAAGTACACCAGAAATGTTCTGTGCGCCACCGCCGCCATCAAGATCATCACTACTAAGCGTAATGGTAGGGATAAATTCATCGGTCACGGTAGGATCAGCACTACCAGAAGCAGCAAGGCCAATTCTTCCCAGATCTATCCTGGTGCCATTAGCGGTAGATACTTCTTTAGAGTAAGCCTGGTAACCTTCAATAAGAATGTTTACCAAGAGGTCTTCTCCTGCGGTCACACCTACATTCAACTCAAACTGCCCAAACGCATCCGTGCGCGTGTCATTGGACAAAACACGAACTTCTACCCCTGGAAGAGGTTCGTTCGTACGTTGGTCAATAACCGTACCCGAAATAATGGTTTGTGCAGTTGCTAAATTGAAAGGTAGACAGTTAAGGAGCAGGAGGGCTAGCGTGGTTTTCACCACATGAATGCTCGTCTGTGTCATATTAACTTTTGAGTGAAAAAGCGACGCAAAGATAGTTTTTTCTTTGTTGCTATAAAAAGGGATTTTCCCAGATTTAACATAAAGTTAAAAGAAGATATGCGTTAAAATGCGGTACTTTGTCGCCGAAATTTCGTCTTAAACATCGAAACCATACCTTACAACTGCCTTATGATTAAGCATTTCCGTAATCTTCTAGGTCTATCATTTGCCCTTTTTCTTACCCTTTCCTTGTCTGCACAAGAGCAG is a window from the Lewinella sp. LCG006 genome containing:
- a CDS encoding DUF5689 domain-containing protein, with protein sequence MNFKYSFLFLFVAFLGLTFSACVDQEFDEPPGRNLPALEANATIQQVKDLHTLGGDASEITEDWIIAATVVADDASGNLYQQLVIEDASAGIVIRLGNSGLYTLYPVGTELFIKLKGLYVNDYNNLYQIAGDASGGLIAGPLIGEYVVAGETKEVTPTPTSLEEVLSNQTTFNNLLSRLVAMEDMQFAAVDLGDTYALPGGGGGRNRTMEDCFGNSVTVRNSDFADFAGQPIPEGNGPLVGVLSVFGTTVQLTLRNTEDVQFNGERCGVSTGGELVSIANIRAAYNGGSNSAPDDSKIRGVVISDKDNGNFNGRNMVIQDGTAGIVVRFSSNHNFALGEEVEVSISGLELSEFNGLVQINNVPVGNAVSQGNGTLPTPRVATVAELLANGDAWESTLVRINMATMNGGPTYGDGVTIGDGTGTISMFTFFSASFSGNTIPTGEGVLTAILSDFNGLQLNMRNASDADFEGGTGGDPTEITAAELRAIFEGGGSSVPAAKILKGVVISDAGNGNLTGRNLVLQDASGGIVVRLTADHTFALGEALEINVSNQELSEFNGLLQVNNVPNANALSFGPGTLPAPRMATIEEVTDNLEAWESTLVQIVDVSVVEGGTYSGSKTLQDDTGEIQMFTRTQASFANSNVPAGQFAVIGIVSQFNDPQIIIRNLNDIIE
- a CDS encoding carboxypeptidase-like regulatory domain-containing protein, with product MTQTSIHVVKTTLALLLLNCLPFNLATAQTIISGTVIDQRTNEPLPGVEVRVLSNDTRTDAFGQFELNVGVTAGEDLLVNILIEGYQAYSKEVSTANGTRIDLGRIGLAASGSADPTVTDEFIPTITLSSDDLDGGGGAQNISGVLSASRDVFVSAAAFTFGSARFNIRGYDAKYTDVLINGMPVNDLETGGVFFNHWGGLNDVFRLRTNTIGLGASNFAYGGVGGASIIDTRASAQRKELRVGYASSNRTYTNRLMATYNTGMLESGWAFSFSASRRWAEEGYVEGTFYDAYSYFLSADRRLGDKATLNLTVFGAPIKRGKISGATQEAYDLTGSNFYNSNWGLQNGKKRNSRVQNIHQPIVILRNDWTLSEKLQLTTSLGYQTGRTGNTALDWYDGPDPRPNYYRKLPSYFEGDVADQITTLWQTDVNTRQINWDQIYQINYNSFATVNDANGIEGNTVTGLRSQYIVEDRRTDLSRLNANTVLEAFVNDHLTIQFGGQYQNQTTENYKLVDDLLGGDFYLNVDRFAEFDSSGIFVEHNLDVPNQVLEEGDRWGYDFDYEMRKFDLWTQANFRFPKVDFYVAGSYGQSNIWRFGNIANGKFPTTSAGKSAVVSFTELGAKGGITYKLNGRNYLLVNGAYQTQAPFARDVFSSPRTRNQVIDNPTEEKILSIEGGYLMRSPNLKIRAIGYFTQFKDQVFNRSLFLDRAIESPDGGTRGGFVNYIMSGINTQHAGVELAIEAKVTPALTASAVAAIGQYIYTNRPTATIYLDQLASKIDEHPVYIKEFNVAGGPNEVFTFGLNYNSPKYWFANINFNYFAGTWLDFFPERRTPEAISYTDNPEVVQEVVRPDSELWNSILDQERTPDAFTVDIFGGKSWKINDVFLYLNVGVNNILNKTDFRTGGYEQFRFDFETKDVDRFPNNYFYSFGRNYFVSLAFKL